The Pseudomonadota bacterium genome segment AGCCGTGTCTGGGTGGCGAGGCGATGGCGTCCGACATCGGTAGCCTCAGCCTGGGCGCGCTGGATGCCGCGATAGAGCATGCGCTCGGGGTGGATGCGGACGAAGGGCTTGATCCGCGACGAGCCGAGAAAGACCTCGTGCATCGAGGCGAGCTCCTCGTCGACCACCTGGACATGCCGATTCATCTCGTCGGCGATGCGGCTGCCGCTCGCCTCGTCGCCCTCGGCGTAGGGCATCACCAGCACGTAGTCGTCGGCGTAGGCGCGCGCGATCACGCAACGCGCGCGCTCGCGCTGGGTATCCTTGGCGAGCCGCAGGAGGAAGTTGTTGACCACCGCCAGGTAGGCCTCCAGCGCCTCCCAGCCGAAGTGCTCCTCGATCAGGGCGTTGGCCGGCAGGTGGACGTAGAGGGCAAAGGCGCCGGCCGGGTCCTCGACCACGGGCCGCAGATCCGCAAAGAGCGTCGTCAAGGACGGAAGCCCGGTCCCGAGGTCGATCACGCGGCAGGGTGCGTCGAGCGTCGAGGTCGCCTTGGCCAGCGCCTCGGCGGCGACGCCGATGGTGCTGGAGTGGCCGGCAGCGCCGTCGCCCGGCCGCCGCCGCCCCGCATGCTCAGAAGGCTTTCCGCGTGGAGGCTGCATCACCGTTGGCGTTCCTGCTTCGAGCGGCCGCCGCGGCGCCCGCGATTGTGCGCGCACTATAACACCGAGCCGCGCCGAGCGGAGGGCGGGCGGCGCAGCAGCGCCCGCTGGCGCTTGCATTTCGCGCCGAACGGGCCAATGTTTCGCCTGGGCTGCACCCGGTCGTCGCAGCCCCCTTCGAGGTGTTGCCGTGTCGCATTACGAACGGCTCTCGGCGCTCGACGCGGTCTTTCTCGAGATCGAGACGCCAAGTTGCCACATGCATTTCGCCGCCGTCCTGGTCTTCGAGGCGCGCTCGCTGACCCTGCCTCACGGCGGGATCGACTTCGAGCGCATCCGGCGGCACATCGAGGCCGGGGTGCACTACGTGCCGCGCTACCGGCAGCGCATCGAATACATCCCCTTGCAGCACCATCCGGTCTGGGTCGACGACGACGACTTCAACATCAACTATCACGTGCGCCACGCCGCCGTGCCGCGTCCCGGCACGCCGGAGCAGCTCAATCGGCTGGTGGGCCGCATCCTGGCCCAGAAGCTCGACCGCACGCGGCCGCTGTGGGAGCTCTACGTCGTCGAGGGCCTGGCGGACGATCGCTTCGCCATCGTCGCCAAGGTCCATCACTGCATGGTCGACGGCCTGGCGGGCGTCAACGTGATGTCGGTCTGGCTGCGCGCCGAGGCCGAGGCCACGCATGTCGAGGCCCCGGCGAGCTGGAATCCGCGTCCGGCGCCGAGTCGCACGGAGCTCTTCACCGACGAGTTGCGCCGGCGTCGCGCGCGGGTCAGCCAGATGCTCGACCGGCTCGGGCAGATCAAGGAAGACCCGCAGCGCGCGCTGGACAAGCTCAAGGACAAGGCCTCGAGCGTGCTCTCGACCGTCGGCGCCGGCATCGTGCCCGTCTCGCGCACACCGCTCAATCCGGCGCAGATCGGCGCCTACCGCCGCTTCGACAGCTTTCGCGTCGAGCTCGCCGCAGCCAAGCGCGTGGCGCGCACGCTGGGGACGACGCTCAACGACGTGGTGCTGGCGACCGTCGCGGGGGCGGTGCGAACCTATCTGCAGCAGCAGCGCGTCGAGCCCGAGCCGCTCGACTTTCGCGTGCTGGCCCCCGTCAGTCGCCGCGGCGCCGAGGACCAGGGCAAGCTGGGCAATCGTATCTCGTTGCTGCTGGTTCGGCTGCCGATCGAGCAGCCGACCGCGACGGCACGGCTGCGCGCCGTCGCCGCGATCACCCAGGCCGCGAAGCGCTCACGGCAGGCCGCCGGCGGCGAGGTGATGGAGTCCCTGGGTGAGGGGACGACGGCGGGCATGCTGAGCCAGGCCATCCGCCTCGGCAGCCGCCTGCGGGCCTACAACCTGGTCGTGACCAACGTCCCCGGGCCGCAGCATCCGCTCTACCTGCTGGGGGCTCGGCTGCTCGACGTCCATCCGGTCGTGCCGCTCTATCTCGGCCAGGCGCTGGGCATCGCGATCTTCAGCTACGACGGCATGCTCTTCTGGGGGCTCCACGCCGACTGGACCGCGCTGCCGCAGCTCGGCGAGCTGAACGCGCTGCTGCAGCAGGAGTTCGCGGCCTTGGTCGCGGCGGCGGACGCGCATCAGGCCCAAGGCCTGGCCCAGGCGGCGATCGCTGCCGTGGCGCCGCCGCCGGGCGCGGGCGTCAGTCGCGCGGTCGACGCCGCAGGCGGCGCCTGAGCCGCGCCAGCAGCTCGCGATCCGCGGGCTCGAGCGCGCAGCTCAGCAGCAGGCCGAGATAGACCCCGACGATCAGCAGCGCCCCGACGAGCATGCGTAGCAGCGGCGCGCCGGGCAGGCGCGGCAGCGCCACGACGGCAGCCACCACCGTCACCGTCCCGACGCCGGTCACCCGCAGGAGGCCGGCCCCGAAGGGATGCACGCCGTAGAGCTGTTTGACCTGGACCAAGAGCAGGAGCTGGATCAGCAGCAGCGCACTGGCGGTCGCCGTCGCCGCGCCGACGATGCCGAAGCGCGGCGCAAGCAAGAAGCAGAGCAGGACGTTGGCGCTGGCCGCGATCAGATTGTTGGCCAGCACCAGTCGCGAGCGGCCGCCCATCGCCAGCACCCACCCCACCAGCCCGAGCACGCCGTTGGCGAGATAGCCGAGGTTGAGCACGATGAAGGCGGTGCTGCCGGCGACGAAGGTCGGGCCGAACAAGCTCAGCAGCTCGCGCCGCAGGCCGAGAAA includes the following:
- a CDS encoding wax ester/triacylglycerol synthase family O-acyltransferase is translated as MSHYERLSALDAVFLEIETPSCHMHFAAVLVFEARSLTLPHGGIDFERIRRHIEAGVHYVPRYRQRIEYIPLQHHPVWVDDDDFNINYHVRHAAVPRPGTPEQLNRLVGRILAQKLDRTRPLWELYVVEGLADDRFAIVAKVHHCMVDGLAGVNVMSVWLRAEAEATHVEAPASWNPRPAPSRTELFTDELRRRRARVSQMLDRLGQIKEDPQRALDKLKDKASSVLSTVGAGIVPVSRTPLNPAQIGAYRRFDSFRVELAAAKRVARTLGTTLNDVVLATVAGAVRTYLQQQRVEPEPLDFRVLAPVSRRGAEDQGKLGNRISLLLVRLPIEQPTATARLRAVAAITQAAKRSRQAAGGEVMESLGEGTTAGMLSQAIRLGSRLRAYNLVVTNVPGPQHPLYLLGARLLDVHPVVPLYLGQALGIAIFSYDGMLFWGLHADWTALPQLGELNALLQQEFAALVAAADAHQAQGLAQAAIAAVAPPPGAGVSRAVDAAGGA